One stretch of Corynebacterium callunae DSM 20147 DNA includes these proteins:
- a CDS encoding Sir2 family NAD-dependent protein deacetylase: MFDPQISQAHNSALRSIARVVSETTTPLPKEQALAGVVKLLKAGDVLALTGAGVSTDSGIPDYRGPGGSLSKHRPMTYQEFRHDPQASHRYWARSFVGWRLMDQAAPNRSHFALVELEQQGHINGVITQNVDGLHAAAGTKNLLALHGDLATVMCLNCGFKEDRHLFDERLEQANPGYVASIKLDPDAVNPDGDVTLDQEHVDRFNMIGCVKCGSKLLKPDVVYFGEPVPGERKKKIRELLDAASAVVVVGSSLAVMSGYRIVIEAQRAGKPVAVINGGPGRADHRVEILWRTRVAPAFDDILDSLEL; this comes from the coding sequence GTGTTCGATCCTCAAATCTCCCAGGCTCATAACTCAGCGCTGAGATCTATTGCTCGAGTGGTATCTGAAACCACCACACCCCTACCAAAAGAACAGGCGCTAGCCGGCGTCGTAAAGCTCTTAAAGGCCGGGGACGTGCTGGCCTTGACCGGGGCTGGGGTGTCTACGGACTCCGGCATCCCCGATTATCGCGGGCCGGGTGGCAGTTTGAGCAAGCATCGGCCGATGACCTACCAGGAGTTTCGCCATGATCCGCAGGCCTCGCACCGCTATTGGGCGCGGTCTTTTGTGGGTTGGCGTTTGATGGATCAGGCTGCGCCCAATCGCAGTCATTTTGCGCTGGTTGAGCTGGAGCAGCAGGGTCATATTAATGGTGTGATCACCCAAAATGTGGATGGTTTGCACGCTGCAGCCGGTACTAAGAACCTTTTGGCGCTACATGGTGATTTGGCCACCGTTATGTGCTTGAACTGCGGTTTTAAGGAGGATCGTCACCTTTTTGATGAACGCCTCGAACAAGCAAACCCCGGTTATGTGGCCTCCATTAAGTTGGATCCCGATGCGGTAAATCCCGATGGTGACGTCACCCTTGATCAGGAACACGTTGACCGTTTTAATATGATCGGCTGCGTAAAATGTGGCTCCAAGCTGCTAAAACCTGATGTGGTTTATTTTGGTGAACCAGTACCTGGCGAGCGCAAGAAAAAGATAAGAGAGCTTCTCGACGCCGCCTCTGCGGTGGTCGTTGTAGGTTCCTCCCTTGCGGTGATGAGTGGGTACCGGATTGTTATTGAGGCCCAGCGGGCCGGCAAACCCGTCGCCGTTATTAATGGTGGCCCGGGGCGCGCTGATCACCGCGTAGAAATACTGTGGCGCACCCGCGTCGCGCCTGCCTTTGACGATATTTTGGATTCTTTGGAGCTTTAA
- a CDS encoding esterase/lipase family protein: MVEAFSDLRRELTNALKTVWKNLPTDDAPQADSLPEDVVREIVSNYYRNPKNRSKLNEDSTGALPIFARLKPRGLFEDDWRARPTTERPWPVVLIHGTGTTKGDWQELGAELRKDGWAVFAPDFGQRATGTVPESAAQIGAYIDTVLLATGATQVVLVGHSQGGVLLRYWMRVLGGASKVKHLVCLAVPNHGTTMGGIVSPLLRSNRGETVANSVVQSWFGSAAFEMIRDHEIIKAINEGGDLDPGVSYLCIATHFDTVIQPPETCFLQPDSPEDANRVHNIWVENLDPNSVVLHENMPYDSRVRALVRADLARICRADAKTETDAETPEI; encoded by the coding sequence ATGGTCGAAGCCTTTAGCGATCTCCGTCGCGAACTAACTAATGCTCTTAAAACCGTGTGGAAAAACCTTCCCACCGATGATGCACCGCAGGCAGATTCCCTGCCAGAAGATGTGGTGCGCGAGATCGTCAGCAATTATTACCGCAATCCCAAAAATAGATCCAAACTTAATGAGGACTCCACCGGCGCTCTCCCCATTTTTGCGCGTCTTAAACCTCGTGGGCTTTTTGAAGATGATTGGCGGGCACGCCCCACCACCGAACGTCCCTGGCCAGTGGTGCTTATTCATGGCACCGGTACTACCAAAGGTGATTGGCAAGAACTGGGGGCAGAGCTTAGAAAAGACGGATGGGCTGTTTTTGCCCCAGATTTTGGGCAGCGCGCAACCGGCACGGTACCTGAATCCGCAGCCCAGATTGGCGCATATATAGATACAGTATTGCTTGCAACTGGGGCTACTCAGGTGGTATTGGTGGGCCATTCCCAAGGCGGGGTTTTATTGCGCTATTGGATGCGGGTGTTGGGTGGCGCCTCCAAGGTAAAACATCTGGTGTGTTTGGCAGTTCCCAATCATGGCACCACTATGGGCGGCATTGTTAGTCCCCTACTGCGCAGCAATCGCGGGGAAACTGTGGCTAATTCAGTGGTCCAAAGCTGGTTTGGCAGTGCTGCGTTTGAGATGATTCGAGACCACGAGATTATTAAGGCCATTAATGAAGGTGGCGATCTTGATCCCGGGGTGAGTTATCTCTGCATCGCCACGCATTTTGATACTGTCATCCAACCTCCAGAGACCTGCTTTTTGCAGCCGGATTCTCCAGAAGATGCCAACCGTGTGCACAATATTTGGGTGGAAAATCTCGATCCCAACTCTGTGGTGCTGCATGAAAATATGCCTTATGATTCCCGCGTCCGCGCCCTGGTACGCGCCGACCTCGCCCGCATCTGCCGCGCCGATGCAAAGACAGAGACCGACGCCGAGACCCCCGAGATTTAA
- a CDS encoding esterase/lipase family protein, with protein sequence MSQEHTGMLRRAVDRGLAKVSRNPREDFAEELTQELYDHATNITLPLTARLKPKGFFQDDWRARPTGARPWPIVLIHGSGASKGSWEEMGGELRAKGWAVFAPDFGHRATAPIAESAAQIGAYIDAVLLVTGAAQVVLVGHSQGGVVARYWMRSYGGYMKVRHMVSLSVPNHGTLMGGILHPLTKVRTGEGTMERIMHRMFGPTGFEQLRGHDIIEFLAEGGDLDPGVTYTCVGTHFDPFIQPPEVAFLEVTEEDDPNRVHNIWVEDDNPRAMIRHNDMVRDPRVIEIVRAELDRVARLG encoded by the coding sequence ATGTCCCAGGAACATACCGGAATGCTGCGCCGTGCAGTTGACCGTGGTCTCGCTAAAGTGAGCCGAAATCCCCGTGAAGATTTTGCAGAAGAACTCACTCAAGAGCTCTATGATCACGCCACAAATATCACCTTGCCGCTGACTGCACGGCTAAAACCCAAGGGCTTTTTCCAAGATGATTGGCGGGCGCGCCCAACTGGTGCTCGTCCGTGGCCCATTGTGCTAATTCATGGTTCGGGCGCCAGCAAAGGCTCTTGGGAAGAAATGGGTGGTGAGCTCCGGGCTAAAGGTTGGGCTGTTTTTGCTCCCGACTTTGGCCATCGTGCCACTGCTCCCATCGCAGAATCCGCAGCTCAAATTGGTGCCTATATTGATGCTGTCCTCTTGGTCACCGGCGCGGCCCAAGTTGTATTGGTGGGACATTCCCAAGGTGGCGTAGTGGCGCGTTATTGGATGCGCTCTTATGGCGGATATATGAAAGTCCGGCATATGGTGTCTTTGTCTGTGCCTAATCACGGCACACTCATGGGCGGAATTTTGCATCCTTTGACCAAGGTTCGCACTGGTGAAGGCACCATGGAAAGAATTATGCACCGAATGTTTGGACCTACCGGATTTGAGCAATTGCGTGGCCACGACATTATTGAGTTTTTGGCAGAGGGTGGCGATCTGGATCCAGGAGTTACTTATACCTGCGTGGGAACCCATTTTGATCCTTTCATCCAGCCTCCCGAGGTGGCTTTTTTGGAAGTGACCGAAGAAGATGATCCCAACCGTGTGCACAATATTTGGGTAGAAGATGATAATCCGCGCGCTATGATTCGCCACAATGACATGGTGAGGGATCCGCGGGTTATTGAGATTGTGCGTGCAGAATTAGATCGCGTAGCCCGCTTGGGCTGA
- a CDS encoding MarR family winged helix-turn-helix transcriptional regulator — protein sequence MAQKKISGENPEQGQPPVPTSSTATRLVEALHHSAHLLAYDLDSTVHRPHHSTWAAFRVLSIIGQQGPISPAHTAQLSGMSKPALSNLLKPLLAQGFVEQETAAADKRSKMLSITAAGQKYLAEIAPQQQKLEEQWANELTPIEQDLLISLLNKLMAGDRAAHNRGNRT from the coding sequence GTGGCACAGAAAAAGATCTCTGGGGAAAATCCCGAACAAGGACAACCTCCGGTTCCTACATCATCCACTGCCACTCGTCTGGTGGAAGCACTACATCACAGCGCGCATTTGCTGGCCTATGACCTTGATTCCACAGTGCATCGTCCGCACCATTCCACTTGGGCAGCTTTTAGAGTGCTCAGCATTATTGGCCAGCAGGGTCCCATCTCCCCTGCGCACACCGCTCAGCTAAGTGGCATGAGCAAACCTGCACTGTCCAACTTATTAAAGCCACTGCTAGCCCAAGGTTTTGTGGAACAGGAAACGGCAGCGGCAGATAAACGTTCCAAAATGCTCAGTATTACTGCTGCCGGCCAAAAATACCTTGCGGAAATAGCTCCCCAACAGCAGAAATTGGAAGAACAGTGGGCTAATGAATTAACCCCCATCGAACAAGATCTGCTCATTTCCCTGCTTAATAAGCTAATGGCAGGCGATCGCGCAGCACACAATCGTGGCAACCGGACCTAA
- the amn gene encoding AMP nucleosidase translates to MELREAPNMQKMSSIDEAIDTLIEIYNRSTELAKQTLENEDYAAYADVVYPKLIVDVLKWKPIDRTEPFGYVDKAGRYSAILSKPHIIEPYLREQLTRLTSNYPCSIEVGPSDVRIPPEYIRDAPSASEARRAGDVADIIPRPTLDEVQDAIIDGEWEAFNGSEQPLFHFGPQRFDIACARIEHYTGIQVDHVQKYILFTNYAMHTSEFVHFAMNELSSGSSRYVALSLPNGQLIDAETAASLQEEGGAGALDLGSRFQMPRYDLITEDGDGITIINIGVGPSNAKTITDCLAVLRPEAWVMIGHCAGLDARMRIGDLILGNAYQREDHILNNRIPLGNPIPAIPEVQKALESSVNEIYGDDNELMRTGTVLSTDDRNWEWHTPRNLWNWLKGSTAVAVDMESATLATNGYRYRIPYGALLSVSDLPLHAVPKLPAQAQAFYSNSKEAHLMCAVRAMEYLAVDPERLRTRKLRRTLGEVPFR, encoded by the coding sequence ATGGAATTACGTGAAGCACCAAACATGCAAAAGATGAGCAGTATCGATGAGGCCATTGACACCCTCATTGAGATTTATAATCGCTCCACTGAGCTGGCGAAGCAAACTTTAGAAAACGAAGATTATGCAGCTTATGCGGATGTGGTTTATCCCAAACTCATTGTTGATGTGCTGAAGTGGAAGCCCATTGACCGCACTGAGCCTTTTGGTTATGTGGATAAAGCAGGGCGTTATTCTGCAATCTTGTCCAAGCCGCACATTATTGAGCCTTATTTACGGGAGCAGCTTACCCGCCTGACCAGCAATTATCCTTGCAGTATTGAGGTTGGTCCCTCTGATGTGCGAATTCCGCCGGAGTATATCCGTGATGCTCCCTCGGCCTCCGAAGCGCGCCGGGCCGGTGATGTTGCTGATATCATTCCGCGACCCACCCTCGATGAAGTGCAAGATGCCATTATTGATGGTGAATGGGAAGCTTTTAATGGCTCGGAGCAGCCCCTTTTCCACTTTGGGCCACAGCGTTTTGATATCGCCTGCGCGCGTATTGAGCACTACACCGGCATCCAGGTAGATCATGTACAGAAGTACATTTTGTTCACCAACTACGCCATGCATACCAGCGAGTTTGTGCATTTTGCTATGAATGAGTTGTCTTCTGGCAGCTCCCGTTATGTGGCGCTGTCTTTGCCCAATGGCCAACTTATTGATGCAGAAACTGCCGCTTCTTTACAGGAAGAGGGTGGTGCGGGAGCCCTGGACCTGGGCAGTCGCTTCCAAATGCCACGTTATGATCTGATCACAGAGGATGGCGATGGCATCACCATTATTAATATCGGTGTAGGTCCATCAAATGCGAAAACCATTACTGATTGTCTGGCGGTACTGCGCCCTGAAGCATGGGTGATGATCGGCCACTGCGCCGGCCTTGATGCTCGTATGCGCATCGGTGACCTTATTTTGGGTAACGCTTATCAGCGTGAAGATCATATTTTGAATAATCGCATCCCTTTGGGCAATCCCATTCCAGCTATTCCCGAAGTGCAAAAAGCGCTGGAATCAAGCGTTAATGAGATTTATGGCGATGACAATGAGCTGATGCGCACTGGAACGGTGCTTTCTACCGATGATCGCAACTGGGAATGGCACACTCCGCGCAATCTGTGGAATTGGCTTAAAGGTTCAACCGCGGTGGCAGTGGATATGGAATCTGCAACGTTAGCTACCAATGGATACCGTTATCGCATTCCCTATGGAGCTTTGTTGAGCGTTTCGGATTTGCCTTTGCATGCGGTTCCCAAGCTGCCAGCGCAGGCTCAAGCCTTCTATTCAAATTCCAAGGAAGCACACCTCATGTGCGCGGTGCGTGCCATGGAGTACCTGGCGGTTGACCCGGAGCGTCTGCGTACCCGTAAGTTGCGCCGCACCCTCGGCGAGGTGCCTTTCCGCTAA
- a CDS encoding aldehyde dehydrogenase has translation MTTAQPMQSQLIIDNEKRPASNGATFDRLHAQDGHVVTTGAAASVEDAIAAVESCAKAFPGWAQTGPTERRRILLKAADLLEQRAEEFIATMTAEVSAAPDWSGFNVFLTTQVLREAASMASQLIGETMPNDRGVLSMTVRQPAGVVLSMAPWNAAGVLGMRSIAYPLVCGNPVVFRASEGSPRTHEMLVEVLIDAGLPAGVVNFITNRPEDSDQVVEAMIEHPAVRRVNFTGSTKVGRIIAEKAARNLTPVLLELGGKAPLVVLDDANVDGAVNAAVFGAFMYQGQICMSTERIILDEKIADEFVEKFTARVAELKTGDPIKDPSVQIGYVYHSGNGERINAMIDDAVAKGGTIAVGGHADGAAHRPTVIDHVTPDMQIYSEETFAPITAIIRVNGYDEAIEKANDTEYGLAAAVHGTDSFRTFQAAMSIDAGHVHINGATVQNDANAPYGGMKSSGYGRFDGRTVYREFTEEKWITIEDPKQQYVL, from the coding sequence GTGACCACTGCTCAACCAATGCAATCCCAACTCATCATTGACAATGAAAAGCGCCCAGCTAGCAACGGTGCCACCTTTGATCGCCTGCACGCACAGGATGGTCATGTAGTTACCACCGGTGCTGCTGCTTCTGTAGAAGATGCTATTGCTGCAGTTGAGTCTTGCGCTAAGGCTTTCCCAGGTTGGGCTCAAACTGGCCCAACTGAGCGTCGTCGTATTTTGCTTAAGGCTGCGGATCTTTTGGAGCAGCGCGCTGAAGAATTCATTGCAACCATGACCGCTGAGGTTTCTGCGGCTCCGGATTGGTCTGGCTTTAACGTATTCCTTACCACCCAGGTACTGCGCGAAGCTGCCAGCATGGCATCCCAGCTTATTGGAGAGACCATGCCAAATGACCGCGGTGTCCTTTCCATGACCGTGCGCCAGCCTGCTGGTGTTGTATTGAGCATGGCGCCATGGAACGCTGCTGGCGTTTTGGGTATGCGCTCTATCGCTTATCCTTTGGTCTGCGGTAACCCAGTGGTTTTCCGTGCTTCTGAAGGCAGCCCTCGTACCCACGAAATGCTCGTTGAAGTTCTTATTGATGCAGGCTTGCCAGCTGGTGTTGTTAACTTCATTACCAACCGTCCCGAAGATTCCGACCAGGTTGTTGAAGCCATGATCGAGCACCCTGCTGTGCGTCGTGTGAACTTCACCGGTTCCACCAAGGTCGGTCGTATCATCGCTGAAAAGGCTGCCCGCAACCTCACCCCAGTACTTCTTGAGCTCGGTGGCAAGGCTCCACTGGTTGTTCTTGATGATGCCAACGTTGATGGCGCTGTGAATGCGGCAGTATTTGGTGCATTCATGTACCAAGGCCAGATCTGCATGTCTACCGAGCGCATTATCCTCGATGAGAAGATCGCTGATGAATTTGTCGAGAAGTTCACTGCTCGTGTCGCTGAGCTCAAGACCGGCGATCCAATCAAGGATCCTTCCGTTCAGATTGGTTATGTTTACCACTCCGGCAACGGCGAACGCATCAATGCCATGATCGATGACGCTGTGGCAAAGGGTGGCACCATAGCAGTTGGCGGCCACGCCGATGGCGCAGCTCACCGACCAACCGTTATCGACCACGTCACTCCAGACATGCAGATCTACAGCGAGGAGACCTTTGCTCCAATTACCGCTATCATCCGCGTAAATGGCTACGATGAGGCAATTGAGAAGGCCAACGACACCGAATATGGTCTGGCTGCAGCTGTCCACGGCACCGATTCTTTCCGTACCTTCCAGGCTGCAATGTCCATCGATGCAGGTCACGTGCACATTAATGGTGCAACCGTGCAAAACGATGCCAACGCTCCTTATGGAGGCATGAAGAGCAGTGGTTATGGTCGCTTTGATGGCCGTACCGTCTACCGTGAATTCACCGAAGAAAAGTGGATCACTATTGAAGATCCAAAGCAGCAGTACGTTCTCTAA
- a CDS encoding MFS transporter, with the protein MEVNIGAVVGVVITSYLADRFGPRIITFFSFASSGLALLIMSTGVVPLIGMYALVAVVGFGSIGAQILLNGFVATYYDNETRASALGLTLGIGRIGAVLAISLGGVLVAAGYSTFINFAVWSLPAIVGMIAVSLVPRRKGVVGRQPLDLSHH; encoded by the coding sequence ATCGAGGTTAACATCGGCGCTGTAGTTGGTGTTGTGATTACCTCTTACCTGGCAGACCGTTTTGGCCCACGCATCATCACCTTCTTCTCCTTTGCTTCCTCCGGACTAGCATTGCTGATTATGTCCACCGGCGTGGTTCCACTCATTGGTATGTACGCCTTGGTTGCTGTTGTTGGTTTCGGTTCCATCGGTGCACAGATCCTGCTTAACGGCTTTGTTGCCACCTACTACGACAATGAAACCCGTGCATCTGCTCTAGGACTTACCTTGGGAATTGGCCGTATCGGCGCAGTGCTTGCAATTTCCCTTGGTGGCGTTTTGGTCGCCGCTGGTTACTCCACCTTCATTAACTTTGCAGTCTGGTCTTTGCCTGCAATTGTCGGCATGATTGCAGTGAGCTTGGTGCCACGCCGCAAGGGTGTTGTTGGTAGGCAGCCACTGGATCTTTCCCACCACTAA
- a CDS encoding IS1380 family transposase, with protein sequence MSHPTLFFYPRPRVDIAPVPAVSHAGAVLLTDAIHATGLASSLREALAPWTKPLAEHHAAKVLLDLALTLAIGGEHASDTDLLRCEPGLFGDVASAPTISRTLTTLAQDAPTVIEAISKARRAAREQAWALAGDHSPTVGASVKSPLVIDLDATLITAHSEKEQAAPTFKRGFGYHPLCAFLDHGSDGTGEPLAIQLRPGNAGSNTAADHITVTRDALAQLPAGLLARGGRGSKKILIRTDGAGGTKDFLAWLQRQRLAYSVGFTLPANTPDLLERIDEAKAWTPAYDSEDEGIREGTWVAELTELLDLQGWPPGMRVIVRKERPHPGAQLRITDHEGMRITAFATNSPRGQLPVLELRHRRRARCEDRIRNAKDMGLEKFPLQGFAQNQIWCQIIQLASELVAWMQTIAFTRHDARKWEPKRLRARLFEIPATLVRRARHKVLHLAEHAPEAVRVLTGVNRLRTTVAQT encoded by the coding sequence GTGTCCCACCCTACCTTGTTCTTCTACCCCCGCCCGCGCGTGGACATCGCCCCGGTTCCAGCGGTCTCGCATGCTGGTGCGGTGCTGCTGACCGACGCGATCCACGCCACCGGCCTCGCCTCTTCGCTGCGGGAAGCACTGGCTCCGTGGACGAAGCCGCTGGCCGAGCACCACGCGGCGAAGGTCCTGCTGGACCTCGCACTCACTCTCGCAATCGGCGGGGAGCATGCTTCGGATACTGATCTGCTGCGTTGCGAGCCGGGCCTGTTCGGTGATGTCGCCTCGGCCCCGACGATCTCCCGCACGCTCACCACCCTCGCCCAGGACGCGCCCACCGTGATCGAGGCGATCTCGAAAGCCCGCCGGGCCGCGCGTGAACAGGCCTGGGCCCTGGCCGGAGACCATTCCCCGACTGTGGGGGCGAGCGTGAAGAGCCCGCTGGTCATCGACCTCGACGCCACCCTGATCACCGCCCACAGTGAGAAGGAGCAGGCCGCACCGACGTTCAAACGCGGCTTCGGATACCACCCGTTGTGTGCGTTCCTTGACCACGGCAGCGACGGGACCGGGGAACCACTGGCGATCCAGCTGCGCCCCGGCAACGCCGGCTCGAACACGGCCGCTGATCACATCACCGTCACCCGTGACGCTCTGGCCCAGCTGCCTGCGGGCCTGCTGGCTCGGGGTGGTCGGGGATCGAAGAAGATCTTGATCCGCACCGACGGGGCTGGCGGCACCAAAGACTTCCTGGCCTGGCTCCAGCGGCAGCGTCTGGCCTACTCGGTCGGGTTCACCCTCCCTGCGAACACGCCTGACCTACTGGAACGTATCGACGAGGCAAAGGCGTGGACCCCCGCCTACGACAGCGAGGACGAGGGGATCCGCGAGGGGACATGGGTGGCGGAGCTGACCGAGCTGCTGGATCTTCAGGGTTGGCCGCCCGGGATGCGGGTGATCGTGCGGAAGGAACGTCCTCATCCTGGGGCGCAGCTGCGGATCACCGATCACGAGGGGATGCGCATCACCGCGTTCGCCACCAACTCCCCGCGCGGCCAGCTTCCCGTCCTGGAACTGCGGCACCGTCGCCGTGCACGCTGCGAAGACCGGATCCGTAACGCCAAGGACATGGGCCTTGAGAAGTTCCCGCTGCAGGGCTTCGCGCAGAACCAGATCTGGTGCCAGATCATCCAACTCGCCTCCGAGCTCGTCGCCTGGATGCAAACCATCGCCTTCACCAGGCACGACGCGAGGAAATGGGAACCCAAACGGCTCCGCGCGCGGTTGTTCGAGATCCCCGCGACCCTCGTGCGCCGCGCCCGGCACAAGGTCCTCCACCTCGCCGAACATGCACCCGAAGCCGTGAGGGTCCTGACCGGCGTCAACCGGCTCCGCACCACCGTCGCACAGACCTAA
- a CDS encoding transposase, translating into MWCAPLPTPGPAPDTAPAQKKLKHLRVDATSMQVSLPVAMTWWAQRSALPRTRRVGRCRGGCAGGRCCTCRSGIRTALPDARIAVDKWHLVALANLMVTQVRQRITRQLHGRRGTATDKVWASRQLLLTGYEHLTVKQKARFNAALAAEDPTNEIAAAQTSLGDDVAAQPRVFIAVWSRWVGGIEKGAPGLG; encoded by the coding sequence ATGTGGTGCGCGCCGCTGCCTACACCCGGTCCAGCACCTGACACAGCCCCAGCACAGAAGAAACTGAAACATCTACGCGTTGATGCCACGTCTATGCAGGTGTCATTGCCGGTCGCGATGACTTGGTGGGCTCAGCGCAGTGCGCTGCCTCGTACTCGGCGGGTGGGGCGTTGCCGAGGCGGGTGTGCGGGCGGGCGCTGTTGTACCTGTCGATCCGGGATCCGCACCGCCCTGCCGGACGCGCGGATCGCAGTCGACAAGTGGCATCTCGTCGCCCTCGCCAACCTCATGGTCACCCAGGTCCGTCAACGGATCACCCGGCAACTGCACGGCCGCCGCGGCACCGCCACCGACAAAGTCTGGGCCAGCCGGCAACTGCTGCTCACCGGCTACGAGCACCTCACCGTCAAGCAAAAGGCCCGGTTCAACGCCGCCCTCGCCGCCGAGGATCCGACCAACGAGATCGCCGCCGCGCAGACATCGTTGGGAGACGATGTCGCGGCTCAGCCTCGAGTTTTCATAGCGGTATGGTCTCGATGGGTGGGAGGCATAGAGAAAGGTGCTCCTGGCCTGGGATGA
- a CDS encoding IS30 family transposase — protein MATGDWSKKTSDAPVELRRQWRADRALRPPMRSPGRPAPSRAVQRQFWRLIATGITSAEAALAVGVSVPVGSRWYRHAGGMSPISLAEPTGRYLSFEEREEIAILHAQDKGVREIAREIGRDPGTVSRELRRNAATRGGKLEYRATVAQWKAQQSAKRPKAAKLLENTQLRQYVHDRLAGNVRRPDGTIVTGPTPAPWKGLNKPHRADRRWALAWSPEQIAQRLKIDFPDDESMRISHEAIYQSLFIEGRGALKRELVTCLRTGRALRRPRARSRNKPGGHVTADVVFSERPAEAADRAVPGHWEGDLIIGTGRSAIGTIVERSSRSTILVHLPRMEGWGEMPYMKNGPSLGGYGALAMNAALSASMATLPEQLRKTLTWDRGKELSGHAQFSVETGTKVFFADPHSPWQRPTNENTNGLLRQYFPKGTDLSRWSAEDLEAIAHALNNRPRKVLKWKTPAEVFEEQLRSLHQPGVASTD, from the coding sequence ATGGCCACGGGAGACTGGAGCAAGAAGACGAGCGACGCGCCAGTGGAGCTTCGTCGTCAGTGGCGTGCTGACCGGGCGCTGAGACCGCCGATGCGCTCGCCCGGACGCCCTGCCCCGTCCCGGGCGGTGCAACGGCAGTTCTGGCGCCTGATCGCCACGGGCATCACGTCGGCAGAAGCGGCGCTCGCGGTCGGCGTGTCCGTGCCAGTCGGGTCCCGCTGGTATCGCCACGCTGGCGGGATGTCGCCTATCTCGCTGGCTGAGCCCACCGGCCGATACCTGAGCTTCGAAGAACGCGAGGAGATCGCCATCCTGCACGCTCAGGACAAGGGCGTTCGAGAGATTGCCCGCGAGATCGGGCGTGACCCCGGAACCGTCTCACGCGAGCTGCGCCGCAACGCTGCGACCCGTGGCGGGAAGCTGGAATACCGGGCCACGGTTGCCCAGTGGAAGGCGCAACAGTCGGCCAAGCGGCCCAAGGCCGCGAAGCTGCTCGAGAACACGCAGCTGCGCCAGTACGTTCACGACCGGCTCGCCGGCAACGTTCGCCGACCCGACGGCACGATCGTCACTGGCCCCACCCCGGCCCCGTGGAAAGGGCTGAACAAGCCGCACCGTGCCGACCGGCGGTGGGCGCTGGCCTGGAGCCCGGAGCAGATCGCACAGCGCTTGAAGATCGACTTTCCCGATGATGAGTCCATGCGCATCAGCCACGAGGCGATCTACCAGTCGCTGTTCATCGAGGGTCGCGGCGCGCTCAAGCGCGAACTGGTCACGTGCCTGCGCACCGGTCGCGCGCTACGCAGGCCCAGGGCCCGGTCGCGGAACAAGCCCGGTGGGCATGTCACGGCCGATGTGGTCTTCAGCGAACGCCCCGCGGAAGCCGCAGACCGCGCCGTGCCTGGTCACTGGGAGGGCGACCTGATCATTGGCACTGGCCGGTCGGCGATCGGGACGATCGTCGAGCGCAGCAGCCGCTCAACGATCCTGGTCCACTTGCCCCGCATGGAGGGCTGGGGAGAGATGCCCTACATGAAGAACGGGCCATCGCTCGGCGGCTACGGCGCTCTCGCGATGAACGCGGCACTCAGTGCGTCGATGGCCACGCTGCCCGAGCAGCTGCGGAAGACCCTGACCTGGGATCGAGGCAAGGAGCTCTCTGGTCACGCGCAGTTCTCCGTGGAGACTGGCACGAAGGTGTTCTTCGCCGACCCCCACTCGCCGTGGCAGCGGCCGACGAACGAGAACACCAACGGCCTGCTCCGCCAGTACTTCCCCAAGGGCACGGACCTCTCACGATGGTCCGCTGAGGACCTCGAGGCCATCGCGCACGCGCTTAACAACCGACCCCGCAAAGTCCTCAAGTGGAAGACCCCTGCCGAGGTGTTCGAAGAACAACTACGCTCACTCCATCAACCCGGTGTTGCATCGACCGATTGA